AGGGAGTACACCGGACGCGAGCTATCAGGGCTCCTTGCTGAGTCGGGCTTTAGCGTTGAGAGGCTCACCTACGCCAGCTATTTCGACAACCGCCATGCCGAGCATCGAGCCGGGCGGAGCCGTTCAAAGCCGAGTGCTGTCCTCCTGGATGAGCTGTATCGAGTCCTGCCCCCCACCCTCCGAACCGGAATGACTGCGATCGCTCATCCCCGCTAGTCCCAGTTCGATAGGCTGCGAGTTCGGCCGCTCGATGACCACCTCGTCGGGCCGCTCGAACACCGCCGGATCCCGGTTGGCGGCCGCCCACAGGAGCAGGATCAGCGCGCCCTGGGGTATGTGCGTGCCACCCAGCTCGGCTTGACGGGCGGCGGTGCGCGGGTGGAAGCGGAAAGGCGACTCGTAGTGGAGCACCTCCTCCACACGAAGGCCGGCACCAACGCCGGCTCGGTGCGCAGCCGCTCCTGCAGGTCCGGGCGGCGGGACAGGATGTCGATGCAGATGCCGATCAGGCTGGTCGTGGTCTCCGCACCCGCCCCGACGAAGACCAGAAGGGCAAAGGCGGCCTGCTCCGGGCTCAGCTCCCCATCCCCCACCGCGCCCGCCGGCGCCGCCCCGAGAAGAGTGTCCCGGCG
This genomic stretch from Acidimicrobiales bacterium harbors:
- a CDS encoding cytochrome P450, producing the protein MLHYESPFRFHPRTAARQAELGGTHIPQGALILLLWAAANRDPAVFERPDEVVIERPNSQPIELGLAGMSDRSHSGSEGGGQDSIQLIQEDSTRL